In Procambarus clarkii isolate CNS0578487 chromosome 5, FALCON_Pclarkii_2.0, whole genome shotgun sequence, the following are encoded in one genomic region:
- the LOC138351446 gene encoding uncharacterized protein — translation MPSAEGTCLNAQRRGHLPQCPAQRAPASMPITEGTCLNAQRRGHLPQCPARRAPASMPSAEGTCLNAQRRGHLPQCPAQRAPTSMPITKGTCLNAQHGGHLPQCPAQRAPTSMPSAEGTCLNAQHGGHLPQCPAQRAPTSMPITEGTCLNAQHGGHLPQCPAQRAPASMPSTEGTCLNAQRRGHLPQCPAQRAPTSMPSAEGTCLNAQHGGHLPQCPAQRAPASMPSTEGTCLNAQRRGHLPQCPAQRAPTSMPSAEGTCLNAQHGGHLPQCPAQRAPASMPITEGTCLNAQHGGHLPQCPALRAPTSMPITEGTCLNAQH, via the coding sequence ATGCCCAGCGCAGAGGGCACCTGCCTCAATGCCCAGCGCAGAGGGCACCTGCCTCAATGCCCAGCGCAGAGGGCACCTGCCTCAATGCCCATCACAGAGGGCACCTGCCTCAATGCCCAGCGCAGAGGGCACCTGCCTCAATGCCCAGCACGGAGGGCACCTGCCTCAATGCCCAGCGCAGAGGGTACCTGCCTCAATGCCCAGCGCAGAGGGCACCTGCCTCAATGCCCAGCGCAGAGGGCACCTACCTCAATGCCCATCACAAAGGGCACCTGCCTCAATGCCCAGCACGGAGGGCACCTACCTCAATGCCCAGCGCAGAGGGCACCTACCTCAATGCCCAGCGCAGAGGGCACCTGCCTCAATGCCCAGCACGGAGGGCACCTGCCTCAATGCCCAGCGCAGAGGGCACCTACCTCAATGCCCATCACAGAGGGCACCTGCCTCAATGCCCAGCACGGAGGGCACCTGCCTCAATGCCCAGCGCAGAGGGCACCTGCCTCAATGCCCAGCACGGAGGGCACCTGCCTCAATGCCCAGCGCAGAGGGCACCTGCCTCAATGCCCAGCGCAGAGGGCACCTACCTCAATGCCCAGCGCAGAGGGCACCTGCCTCAATGCCCAGCACGGAGGGCACCTGCCTCAATGCCCAGCGCAGAGGGCACCTGCCTCAATGCCCAGCACGGAGGGCACCTGCCTCAATGCCCAGCGCAGAGGGCACCTGCCTCAATGCCCAGCGCAGAGGGCACCTACCTCAATGCCCAGCGCAGAGGGCACCTGCCTCAATGCCCAGCACGGAGGGCACCTGCCTCAATGCCCAGCGCAGAGGGCACCTGCCTCAATGCCCATCACAGAGGGCACCTGCCTCAATGCCCAGCACGGAGGGCACCTGCCTCAATGCCCAGCACTAAGGGCACCTACCTCAATGCCCATCACAGAGGGCACCTGCCTCAATGCCCAGCACTAA